One Curtobacterium sp. MCLR17_032 genomic window carries:
- a CDS encoding NADPH-dependent FMN reductase yields the protein MSSLRLPVISCSLDPASRSRRLAERSARLLTVAGHQSEVIDLAAVDLPPFDNDSVFDSESVRALHALIREADGVVLAFPIYNWAPSSTVKSLLEATGATGNGRRAAWFDKVITFVCAAGLPHSYMATAALSQSLMLDFKCVVNPYAAYFSERDWDAESLTVGRAARLDKAMMVHAELATLLRGRTYSSDWEI from the coding sequence GTGAGCTCTCTGCGTTTGCCGGTCATCTCCTGCAGTCTCGACCCGGCCAGCAGGAGTCGCCGTCTTGCCGAGCGGTCGGCCAGGTTGCTCACTGTGGCTGGACATCAATCGGAGGTCATAGATCTCGCAGCAGTTGACCTGCCGCCATTCGACAACGACAGCGTCTTCGACAGTGAGTCGGTCCGCGCCCTGCACGCTCTCATCCGTGAGGCTGACGGGGTGGTGTTGGCGTTTCCGATCTACAACTGGGCGCCGTCCTCAACCGTCAAGTCACTGCTTGAGGCCACGGGCGCAACCGGAAATGGGCGTCGTGCGGCGTGGTTCGACAAGGTGATCACGTTCGTGTGTGCCGCGGGCCTGCCGCACAGTTACATGGCGACCGCGGCGCTGAGTCAATCCCTGATGCTCGACTTCAAGTGCGTCGTGAACCCGTACGCGGCGTACTTTTCGGAACGAGATTGGGACGCGGAATCGCTGACCGTTGGTCGAGCCGCTCGGCTGGATAAGGCCATGATGGTGCACGCCGAACTCGCGACCTTGCTTCGGGGGCGAACGTACTCGTCGGACTGGGAAATCTGA
- a CDS encoding tyrosine-type recombinase/integrase: protein MDDVSETDRAGVATSSRGVRSVGRGASAEERAAAERSRTAFARFRTAAGEGHPAELGAVVVPADASPRVFAEASLSPNTIRAYRSDLRQFARWRAGFLDHEISEPHELEQITTAPVDPAEVAAFLADKANAVLPDGGQRYAPATISRYVAAIDWEHARRGHTPPGSTPIVRDVLKGIRRTRSVPVRRAKPMTLKALQTTLLKIDVADLQTGALGTRDQALLLFGFVGAFRESELTALTVDDLRLVDGEGVYARVRKSKTDQDGLGRIKVLQQGANPVTCAPCAYVRLSRLMAAQDARGEAGLFATLTGASLAVHVCADGLGTDRLPPSTPFFRAVSKWGLFRNTGISPTTVGKAVARRALAAGLGEDGWSGHSLRAGFVTEARNAGATDVEIMNQTHHTNAATLQIYDREYAPLVRNAVTRMRL, encoded by the coding sequence GTGGACGACGTGAGCGAGACGGATAGGGCGGGCGTCGCGACGAGCTCGCGGGGCGTTCGCTCCGTTGGTCGCGGTGCGTCTGCTGAGGAGCGTGCCGCTGCGGAGCGGTCCCGGACGGCGTTCGCGCGGTTCCGCACCGCAGCGGGGGAGGGGCATCCTGCCGAGTTGGGGGCCGTGGTGGTGCCGGCGGACGCGTCGCCGCGGGTTTTCGCCGAGGCGTCCCTGTCGCCGAACACGATCCGCGCGTACCGTTCGGACCTGCGACAGTTCGCCCGGTGGCGTGCGGGGTTCCTCGACCACGAGATCTCCGAACCGCACGAGCTCGAGCAGATCACCACCGCACCGGTCGATCCGGCCGAGGTTGCAGCGTTCCTCGCGGACAAGGCCAACGCGGTCCTCCCCGATGGCGGGCAGCGGTACGCGCCGGCGACGATCAGCCGGTACGTCGCCGCGATCGACTGGGAGCACGCCCGCCGCGGCCACACCCCACCCGGCTCCACGCCGATCGTCCGCGATGTCCTGAAGGGCATCCGCCGGACCCGGTCCGTGCCGGTGCGGCGGGCGAAGCCGATGACGTTGAAGGCGCTGCAGACGACGCTGCTGAAGATCGACGTCGCCGACCTGCAGACCGGCGCGCTCGGAACCCGCGATCAGGCGTTGCTGCTGTTCGGGTTTGTCGGCGCGTTCCGCGAGTCCGAACTCACCGCCCTCACCGTCGACGATCTTCGCCTCGTCGACGGCGAGGGCGTCTACGCCCGCGTGCGGAAGTCCAAGACCGACCAGGACGGCCTCGGCCGGATCAAGGTGCTGCAGCAGGGCGCGAACCCAGTCACCTGCGCCCCCTGCGCCTACGTGCGACTGTCCCGGCTCATGGCCGCGCAGGACGCCCGCGGGGAAGCGGGCCTCTTCGCCACGCTCACCGGCGCGAGTCTCGCCGTGCACGTCTGCGCCGACGGACTCGGAACCGACCGGTTGCCGCCGTCGACGCCGTTCTTCCGCGCCGTGTCGAAGTGGGGCTTGTTCCGGAACACCGGTATCAGTCCGACGACGGTCGGGAAAGCCGTCGCCCGCCGCGCGCTCGCGGCCGGGTTGGGGGAGGACGGTTGGTCCGGGCACTCCCTGCGCGCAGGGTTCGTCACCGAAGCACGCAACGCCGGCGCGACGGATGTGGAGATCATGAACCAGACCCACCACACCAACGCCGCCACCCTGCAGATCTACGACCGCGAATACGCACCCCTGGTCCGCAACGCCGTCACCCGGATGCGCTTGTGA
- a CDS encoding GNAT family N-acetyltransferase: protein MSVRQALNGRGYKVLVDSSAFSEWWELAATSGLWKSAAEDSPDILNDHLRGPDTNARVYIAYLGGEPVGVGYVYPEHFSTATGHARVGVVPSARGKGAGKALTHQIIATSASLGVTRLFAQHRVPDVIDKPASALAAGTGFLLEGVSAEQSLDLASLKEAAVQAPCGEIVSWEGACPEELVAQYAPLVASGFGSKRVGSDEVVVAYRRAEAQAAALGKTMFVSVALSGNGELIGHSRISVKKSDPVEATQGVTLVRPEYRRQGWASGLKSSNTALLRSRSPASKYLVTVNRTTNEPILRLNESLGFVKRASLYQYVFGAARDADAD from the coding sequence ATGTCAGTTCGTCAAGCCCTGAACGGACGCGGTTATAAGGTTCTGGTGGACAGTAGCGCGTTCTCCGAGTGGTGGGAATTAGCGGCCACCTCAGGGCTATGGAAAAGTGCCGCAGAAGACAGCCCTGACATCCTTAATGACCATCTTCGAGGGCCGGATACCAACGCTCGGGTCTATATCGCCTACTTGGGAGGAGAGCCGGTCGGTGTCGGTTACGTGTACCCAGAGCATTTCTCTACTGCGACTGGGCATGCTCGCGTCGGAGTTGTACCATCCGCGCGAGGGAAGGGGGCAGGAAAGGCGCTCACGCATCAGATCATTGCTACAAGTGCATCCCTCGGAGTGACAAGACTGTTCGCACAGCATCGGGTTCCGGATGTCATCGATAAACCCGCCTCCGCTCTTGCAGCCGGAACGGGTTTCCTGCTCGAGGGGGTAAGTGCTGAGCAGTCGTTGGACCTCGCGTCGCTCAAAGAGGCGGCTGTGCAGGCTCCTTGCGGTGAGATTGTCTCGTGGGAGGGCGCCTGCCCCGAAGAGTTAGTTGCGCAGTACGCACCTTTGGTGGCATCGGGTTTCGGATCTAAACGCGTCGGATCAGATGAAGTTGTCGTGGCTTATCGGCGGGCCGAGGCGCAGGCTGCCGCGTTAGGTAAAACGATGTTTGTATCTGTAGCTCTAAGTGGCAACGGTGAATTGATTGGGCACTCTCGGATTAGCGTCAAAAAAAGTGACCCTGTCGAAGCCACACAGGGCGTGACGCTCGTTCGACCTGAATATCGCAGGCAGGGTTGGGCGTCTGGCTTGAAGAGTAGCAATACAGCGCTTCTGCGGAGCCGGAGTCCTGCGTCGAAATATCTAGTGACGGTGAATCGGACCACAAACGAGCCGATCCTCCGGTTGAATGAATCTCTGGGGTTTGTAAAAAGGGCGAGCCTCTATCAGTATGTTTTCGGGGCTGCGAGGGACGCTGATGCCGACTAG